From the genome of Scytonema hofmannii PCC 7110, one region includes:
- a CDS encoding glycosyltransferase family 4 protein, with the protein MTPRHRINEKLLQSSSTYIGGSKSQESIKAKQSIRLSVITQFFPPDYAPTGQLIEELVKNLGQQGVEVEVFTSQPGYAFKTSSAPTVEQFGRILIQRSRSAQLWLGRIRGKAISGVLFTLRAILHLFKTSRRCNVLLLTTAPPFLTILGYLADTIFQLPYVCILYDLYPDIAISLGVISKDHWLIGLWRAINKKIWLKAKAIIVLSPAMKVRIISHCPQVADKIFVIHSWGDPDLIVPIPKQQNWFAWKHKLVEKFTVLYSGNMGRCHDMETILGAAKLLKDEPIQFVFIGGGAKGEDLRRESHQLKLDNMVFLPYQDKEVLPYSLTACDVSLVSVDAGMESLVAPSKLYPALATGRPMAVVCSQYSYLWQMITDANCGGVFENGDSQGLAQFIRLLSNDRQLAKHMGMAGRKYMQSHFTPQIISQQYLKVLEKVVL; encoded by the coding sequence ATGACACCCAGACACCGGATTAATGAAAAATTGTTGCAGTCTAGCTCTACTTATATAGGAGGGAGTAAATCTCAAGAGTCTATTAAGGCTAAACAGAGCATCAGATTATCTGTCATTACCCAGTTCTTTCCACCCGACTACGCTCCTACCGGACAGTTAATTGAGGAACTCGTTAAAAACTTAGGGCAGCAGGGTGTAGAGGTTGAGGTTTTTACAAGTCAACCCGGATATGCTTTTAAGACCTCTTCTGCCCCAACAGTTGAACAATTTGGACGAATCTTAATTCAGCGATCGCGTTCTGCTCAGCTTTGGTTGGGGAGAATTCGCGGTAAAGCGATTAGTGGAGTCTTATTCACCTTGCGAGCAATACTCCATCTGTTTAAAACAAGCCGACGTTGTAATGTTTTGTTGCTGACTACAGCACCTCCATTTTTGACTATTCTCGGATATTTAGCAGATACCATCTTTCAACTTCCTTATGTTTGTATCCTCTATGACCTGTATCCAGATATTGCGATTTCTTTAGGTGTAATATCTAAAGATCATTGGCTAATCGGTCTTTGGCGAGCTATTAACAAAAAGATTTGGCTAAAAGCTAAGGCAATCATAGTTTTAAGCCCTGCGATGAAAGTACGAATAATATCTCATTGCCCACAGGTAGCAGATAAAATTTTCGTAATTCACAGTTGGGGTGACCCCGACTTGATTGTGCCTATACCTAAGCAGCAAAACTGGTTTGCCTGGAAGCATAAGCTAGTCGAAAAGTTCACTGTTCTCTACTCAGGAAATATGGGTCGCTGCCATGACATGGAAACTATTTTAGGAGCGGCAAAACTTTTAAAAGATGAGCCTATTCAGTTTGTATTCATTGGTGGTGGCGCAAAAGGTGAGGATTTGCGTAGAGAGTCACATCAACTCAAGCTAGATAATATGGTGTTTTTACCCTATCAAGACAAAGAAGTGCTCCCTTATTCTCTGACAGCTTGTGATGTGTCTTTGGTTAGTGTAGACGCGGGTATGGAAAGCCTAGTTGCTCCTAGCAAACTGTATCCAGCTTTGGCAACTGGACGACCAATGGCAGTGGTTTGTTCTCAATATTCTTATTTGTGGCAAATGATTACAGACGCTAACTGCGGTGGTGTTTTTGAAAATGGAGATAGTCAAGGCTTAGCTCAGTTTATTCGCTTGCTAAGTAACGATCGTCAGCTTGCAAAGCATATGGGGATGGCAGGTCGTAAGTATATGCAATCCCATTTTACCCCTCAAATTATCTCTCAGCAGTACTTGAAGGTTTTGGAGAAAGTTGTGCTTTAA
- a CDS encoding GumC family protein, with product MENHSSQSLSSEQNKNSVAIVPYTQAPPWSEAQGDDWNLHEFLGIIRRRGLVIAAITMVVMGAVVYSTLKQKPVYEGNFRLLVEPLNQESTLLGLTSSKQNSNSSQPNLDYESQIQVLKSPGLITGIAKLLERSEPNINYSSLVNSLTITRLGETKIIEVRYQSNDPKQIKVVLDRVAQTYLKYSLEERQTSLRQGLQFVEKQLKSMQMRVDQLQKEQQIFRQKYKLTDPDVQGAQISDRANSLAQQRLTVDQQLATSRAKLTSLQKQTGELAALNGATVYQQLMSQVRQLDTQIATELTRFQEDSPPVQALKEKREKLLPLLSQEAGRFLNVEMAKLTTEVQTLEVQSQELAKAEQKLEQQRKQLPVLARKYTESQRKLQVATESLNRFLSTRESLQIQVAQTELPWQLIQAPIQPTAPVSPDIRRSLISGFVLSLILGISAALLIEKMDNTYHSLDALKKKVKEPILGALPFEKQVQNIPVGTSKPKISIKVVPDSFSKHIYPLTATTEQRSNKYSTKFLEALRVLYTNIQLLSFDRPIRSLVVSSAMLEDGKSTVAFHLAQTAAAMGHRVLLVDADMRRPVIHSLSDLNNQWGLSNLVSTNLPVVEVIRQPSCVSQLSVLTAGPVPPDPTKLLSSEKMKRLIESFHSSFDLVIYDAPPLVGLADASLLAPHTDGILLVARLHKTNCLVLKQALDNLKRSRMTVLGIVANGQTTGSLLY from the coding sequence ATGGAGAATCATTCTTCTCAATCCCTAAGTTCTGAGCAGAATAAGAACTCAGTCGCAATAGTCCCTTACACTCAAGCTCCTCCGTGGTCTGAAGCACAAGGAGATGATTGGAATCTACATGAATTTTTGGGTATTATACGGCGACGAGGGCTAGTTATTGCAGCCATAACCATGGTTGTGATGGGTGCTGTTGTCTATTCAACTTTGAAACAGAAACCAGTCTATGAAGGCAATTTTCGGCTGTTAGTAGAGCCTCTCAATCAAGAGAGCACATTGCTAGGTCTTACCTCTAGCAAACAAAACTCTAACTCAAGCCAGCCCAATCTCGATTACGAGAGCCAAATACAAGTTCTTAAAAGTCCTGGGCTGATAACAGGCATTGCGAAGCTCTTAGAGCGATCGGAGCCAAACATTAACTATAGTTCTCTTGTAAATTCTCTGACTATTACTCGCTTAGGTGAAACCAAGATTATAGAAGTGCGCTATCAAAGTAACGATCCTAAACAGATCAAAGTGGTGCTAGATCGGGTTGCTCAAACTTACTTAAAGTACAGTCTTGAAGAAAGGCAAACAAGCTTGCGTCAAGGACTTCAGTTTGTGGAAAAACAACTGAAGTCTATGCAGATGCGAGTCGATCAGTTGCAAAAAGAACAGCAAATTTTTCGACAAAAGTATAAGTTAACCGATCCAGATGTTCAGGGAGCACAAATAAGCGATCGAGCTAATTCTCTGGCACAACAAAGATTAACCGTGGATCAGCAGTTAGCAACATCCCGTGCTAAATTAACCAGTCTACAGAAACAAACTGGAGAGTTAGCGGCGCTAAATGGAGCAACAGTGTATCAGCAGCTTATGAGTCAGGTGCGTCAATTAGACACTCAGATAGCTACTGAATTAACTCGGTTTCAAGAGGATAGCCCACCCGTTCAAGCATTGAAAGAAAAACGCGAAAAACTGTTGCCCTTACTCAGCCAAGAAGCAGGACGTTTTTTAAATGTAGAAATGGCTAAGCTAACCACTGAAGTACAGACGTTAGAGGTGCAAAGCCAAGAGCTGGCAAAAGCGGAACAGAAACTCGAACAACAACGCAAGCAGTTACCAGTATTGGCACGAAAGTACACTGAATCACAACGAAAATTACAGGTTGCAACTGAAAGTTTGAACCGTTTTCTCAGTACCCGCGAATCTCTCCAAATTCAGGTAGCTCAGACAGAACTTCCTTGGCAATTAATTCAAGCACCTATTCAACCAACAGCACCTGTATCTCCTGACATCCGTCGTAGTTTGATATCGGGATTTGTCCTCAGTTTGATTTTGGGTATCAGTGCTGCACTACTTATAGAGAAAATGGACAATACCTACCATAGTCTTGATGCCCTCAAGAAAAAAGTTAAAGAACCGATATTGGGAGCTCTACCCTTTGAAAAACAAGTTCAAAATATTCCAGTTGGTACCTCTAAGCCAAAAATTTCCATCAAGGTAGTACCAGATTCTTTTTCTAAACACATTTATCCATTAACTGCAACGACTGAACAGAGATCTAACAAGTATTCCACAAAATTTTTGGAAGCTTTGCGTGTACTATATACAAATATTCAACTGCTGAGTTTCGATCGCCCTATCCGTTCCCTAGTAGTGAGCTCGGCAATGCTAGAAGACGGCAAGTCTACGGTGGCATTCCATTTAGCTCAGACAGCAGCAGCTATGGGTCACAGAGTATTACTTGTAGACGCCGATATGCGCCGACCCGTGATTCACAGCCTATCAGATTTAAATAACCAATGGGGATTAAGTAACTTAGTTTCGACAAATTTACCAGTGGTAGAAGTCATCCGGCAACCATCATGTGTCAGTCAACTATCTGTACTGACTGCTGGACCCGTACCACCTGACCCGACAAAATTGCTTTCCTCTGAAAAGATGAAGCGATTGATAGAAAGTTTTCATAGCAGCTTTGATTTAGTGATTTATGATGCTCCTCCTTTGGTTGGACTAGCGGATGCTAGCTTACTAGCACCTCACACAGATGGTATTTTGCTGGTAGCAAGACTACACAAAACAAACTGTTTAGTATTGAAACAAGCTTTGGATAATTTAAAACGATCTCGCATGACCGTCTTAGGGATTGTTGCTAACGGTCAAACAACTGGTAGTCTACTATATTGA
- a CDS encoding helix-turn-helix domain-containing protein, producing the protein MPYTIPNNSCVGCDNCRPQCPTGAIKLENDEYWIDPSLCNNCEGYYPKPQCVIVCPTQSPIPLQAKRGRCKIDLREVTSPDLFANGKSHPFASSLVIWEACNVLAQRTSLPWAIDESQKVSYRRQVNQGKGEISFHFSDLHNKGKLLTELEAIENLDIKSACINLIFAAHITALDKPWNQEFTIDDRQIEKYLGMEKRKDLSKAAKLGLMKNLVQQACSLIVSINWPQQGYIKGFSVQDSRLWHLIEVQHHFQEDNIGCKYLTGLTFKVRAGIWSQYFLNKQGCKERTAFYQYGSLPKSLLTTVMSIWQQHEGTARLMLWLLFKTKMGKEQRITVPTLLRVAYGEEKISVACRQREERKRLLRTFENDLEVLNHYGMKPTFDPVTYPPEIQPLWAKLVDIPEDPDEALEFWINDASGNTRLTDASPRGKWNMLMNARILSFELPQEWEHQTTEPDKKQRTATKNKKKSKSTAGYLLGEQILQARQNLNLSQRELAKLAGKSQSWIRDLENGRLKAKLEDQAVLRKVLGIA; encoded by the coding sequence ATGCCTTATACAATTCCTAACAACAGTTGCGTTGGATGTGACAATTGCCGTCCCCAATGTCCTACTGGTGCTATCAAACTAGAGAACGATGAATACTGGATTGACCCTAGTCTTTGTAACAATTGCGAAGGCTATTACCCCAAACCTCAATGTGTCATTGTTTGTCCAACGCAGTCACCAATTCCTTTACAGGCAAAAAGAGGGAGATGCAAAATTGACCTGAGAGAAGTCACTAGCCCTGATTTATTCGCTAACGGTAAGAGCCATCCGTTTGCATCATCACTAGTCATATGGGAAGCTTGTAATGTTCTCGCTCAAAGAACTTCACTACCTTGGGCAATTGATGAATCTCAGAAGGTGTCTTATCGCCGACAAGTTAATCAAGGAAAAGGAGAAATCTCTTTTCATTTCTCTGATTTACACAACAAGGGTAAACTGTTGACTGAATTAGAGGCAATAGAGAATCTTGATATTAAATCGGCTTGTATCAACCTGATTTTTGCTGCTCATATAACAGCTTTGGATAAGCCTTGGAACCAAGAATTTACGATTGATGACCGCCAAATTGAGAAATATTTGGGGATGGAGAAGCGCAAAGACTTGAGTAAAGCCGCTAAGCTAGGGTTGATGAAAAATTTAGTTCAGCAGGCTTGTTCGCTGATTGTTTCCATAAATTGGCCCCAGCAAGGTTATATTAAGGGGTTTTCTGTACAAGACAGCCGATTGTGGCATTTGATAGAAGTTCAGCATCACTTTCAAGAAGATAATATTGGGTGTAAATATTTAACTGGGTTAACTTTTAAAGTGAGAGCAGGTATCTGGTCTCAATATTTCTTAAATAAACAAGGTTGTAAGGAAAGAACTGCATTTTATCAATATGGCAGTTTGCCTAAATCCCTGTTAACCACAGTCATGAGTATTTGGCAGCAACATGAGGGTACAGCACGACTAATGTTATGGCTGTTGTTTAAAACCAAAATGGGTAAAGAACAACGCATCACAGTTCCTACCCTACTGCGCGTAGCTTACGGCGAAGAGAAAATCTCTGTTGCTTGTAGACAGAGAGAGGAACGCAAGCGGCTGCTACGGACTTTTGAAAATGATTTGGAAGTCCTTAACCATTATGGCATGAAACCGACATTCGACCCCGTGACATACCCACCAGAGATTCAGCCGTTGTGGGCAAAATTAGTCGATATCCCCGAAGATCCAGATGAAGCCTTAGAGTTTTGGATTAATGATGCAAGTGGTAATACCCGTCTAACAGATGCAAGTCCCCGTGGTAAGTGGAATATGCTCATGAATGCTCGAATATTATCCTTTGAGTTACCTCAGGAGTGGGAACATCAGACTACTGAACCAGACAAAAAGCAACGAACTGCTACTAAGAACAAAAAAAAGTCAAAAAGCACAGCAGGATATTTGCTTGGTGAACAAATCCTGCAAGCAAGACAAAATTTGAATCTTTCCCAGAGGGAATTGGCAAAATTGGCAGGTAAAAGCCAAAGCTGGATTCGTGATTTGGAAAATGGTCGTCTCAAAGCCAAGCTAGAAGACCAAGCTGTGCTGCGGAAAGTCTTGGGTATTGCGTAA
- the fdxB gene encoding ferredoxin III, nif-specific, whose translation MATVTGLTFGGKTWTPKFVEAIDQEKCIGCGRCFKICGHNVLLLKAMNEEGEFVEDEEDDEIEKKVMTIANRDNCIGCEACAKICSKNCYTHTALNN comes from the coding sequence ATGGCAACAGTAACAGGATTGACATTTGGTGGTAAAACTTGGACACCTAAATTTGTTGAAGCAATTGACCAAGAAAAATGCATCGGCTGTGGCAGATGTTTTAAAATTTGCGGACACAATGTGCTGCTGCTGAAAGCAATGAATGAAGAAGGTGAATTTGTAGAAGATGAAGAAGATGATGAAATTGAAAAGAAGGTTATGACGATCGCTAACAGAGACAATTGTATTGGTTGTGAAGCGTGTGCCAAAATTTGCTCTAAAAATTGCTACACCCATACTGCTTTAAATAACTAA
- a CDS encoding cytochrome c oxidase subunit II, with protein sequence MQQIPVSLLTLVAGMVVTIFSIWVGQNHSLLPVQASQQAPLVDGFFNVMVSIATALFVVVEGTILLFLVQFRRRRGDDTDGVHVEGNLPLEVFWTAIPSIIVICLGIYSVDVYQQMGGLSAGHHSPSHVAQMPGSAIAATLSDPSSSQSEIATASSATPKYGFGATPQKQNNPADLVVNVSGMQFAWVFNYPASGISTGELHVPVGTDVQLNISATDVIHSFWVPQFRLKQDAIPGIPTELRFVATKPGTYPIVCTELCGGYHGSMRSSVVVHNSKEEFDSWLKENLVAQKQELQEAVAMKPANLSTSEFLAPYVRDMGIQSETLKSLVGS encoded by the coding sequence ATGCAACAAATTCCTGTTTCACTATTGACCCTAGTTGCTGGAATGGTCGTCACGATTTTCAGCATTTGGGTTGGACAAAACCATAGTTTATTACCAGTACAAGCATCGCAACAAGCGCCTCTGGTAGATGGGTTTTTTAACGTTATGGTCTCCATTGCTACTGCTTTGTTTGTTGTAGTAGAAGGAACCATTTTGCTTTTTCTAGTTCAGTTTCGTCGCCGTCGCGGAGACGATACAGATGGCGTACACGTAGAAGGAAACCTTCCCTTAGAAGTTTTTTGGACTGCGATTCCATCAATTATTGTTATTTGTCTTGGAATCTACAGTGTTGATGTTTATCAACAGATGGGAGGGTTATCAGCAGGACATCATTCCCCATCTCATGTAGCCCAAATGCCAGGAAGTGCGATTGCTGCTACTTTGAGCGATCCCTCATCAAGTCAGTCAGAAATAGCAACGGCTTCCTCAGCAACTCCAAAATATGGCTTTGGAGCAACTCCACAAAAACAAAATAACCCAGCTGACTTGGTTGTTAACGTTTCGGGAATGCAATTTGCTTGGGTATTTAACTATCCTGCGAGTGGTATAAGTACAGGAGAATTACACGTTCCTGTTGGCACAGATGTACAACTTAACATCTCTGCAACCGATGTGATTCACTCTTTTTGGGTTCCACAATTTCGTTTGAAGCAAGATGCAATTCCCGGTATTCCTACCGAGTTGAGATTTGTAGCTACCAAACCAGGTACTTATCCTATAGTTTGTACTGAATTGTGCGGCGGCTACCACGGTTCAATGCGATCTTCTGTTGTTGTTCACAACTCCAAAGAAGAGTTTGACAGCTGGTTGAAAGAAAACCTCGTCGCTCAAAAGCAAGAATTGCAAGAAGCTGTTGCAATGAAACCTGCAAATTTATCAACATCCGAGTTTCTCGCCCCTTATGTTCGAGACATGGGAATCCAAAGCGAAACTCTCAAGTCATTGGTTGGTAGTTAG
- the ctaD gene encoding cytochrome c oxidase subunit I, whose product MTQVGLPPNTPPEKNQSEIQVAAHQIHSSHPPAWKWYDYFTFNTDHKVIGIQYLVTAFLFYLIGGLMAVAMRAELATPDADLLDPNLYNAFMTNHGTIMIFLWIVPSAIGGFGNFLVPLMIGARDMAFPKLNAIAFWLNPPAGLLILSSFLFGGSQSGWTAYPPLSLVTANTAQTLWILAIVLVGTSSILGSLNFVITIWKMKIPSMKWDQLPLFCWAIMATSVLALVSTPVLAAGLILLLFDLNFGTSFFKPDAGGNVVIYQHLFWFYSHPAVYLMILPIFGIMSEVIPVHARKSIFGYKAIAYSSLAICVVGLVVWVHHMFTSGTPGWMRMFFTISTLIVAVPTGVKIFGWVATLWGGKIRFTSAMLFALGLLSMFVMGGLSGVTMGTAPFDVHVHDTYYVVAHFHYVLFGGSVFGIYAGIYHWFPKMTGRMLNEPLGRIHFILTLIGTNLTFLPMHELGLQGMPRRVAMYDPQFISLNQICTYGSYILALSVIPFTLNIIWSWIAGRKAGDNPWNALTLEWTTSSPPLVENWEVLPVLTQGPYDYGLDSHNAAPQNSEKAVPAQ is encoded by the coding sequence ATGACCCAAGTAGGACTTCCACCCAACACTCCACCAGAAAAGAATCAAAGCGAAATTCAAGTAGCTGCACATCAAATCCATTCCTCGCATCCTCCAGCATGGAAATGGTATGACTACTTCACGTTTAATACCGATCACAAAGTGATTGGTATCCAATATCTAGTAACGGCATTTCTGTTTTACCTCATTGGTGGGCTGATGGCTGTTGCCATGCGTGCTGAATTGGCAACCCCAGATGCAGATTTGCTTGACCCTAACTTGTATAACGCTTTCATGACCAATCACGGGACGATCATGATTTTTTTATGGATCGTACCTAGTGCAATTGGTGGATTTGGGAACTTTTTAGTGCCATTGATGATTGGTGCTAGAGATATGGCTTTCCCGAAACTGAATGCGATCGCTTTTTGGTTAAACCCACCCGCAGGATTGCTAATACTTTCTAGTTTCTTATTTGGCGGTTCGCAATCTGGTTGGACAGCTTACCCTCCTTTGAGCTTGGTTACCGCCAACACCGCCCAAACCCTGTGGATACTTGCCATCGTTTTGGTAGGAACTTCCTCAATTTTAGGATCGCTGAACTTTGTCATCACCATTTGGAAGATGAAAATTCCTAGCATGAAATGGGATCAACTCCCTCTATTCTGCTGGGCGATTATGGCAACTTCTGTATTGGCACTTGTGTCTACTCCAGTCTTAGCCGCAGGGTTAATACTGCTGTTGTTCGATCTTAATTTTGGTACATCGTTTTTTAAACCAGATGCAGGTGGTAACGTCGTTATTTACCAGCACTTGTTTTGGTTCTACTCCCACCCAGCAGTTTATTTGATGATTCTGCCTATCTTCGGCATTATGTCCGAAGTCATTCCAGTTCACGCTCGCAAGTCAATCTTTGGATATAAAGCGATCGCTTATTCAAGTTTGGCAATTTGCGTTGTGGGTTTGGTCGTCTGGGTACACCATATGTTTACCAGTGGTACACCGGGCTGGATGCGGATGTTCTTCACAATCTCCACACTAATCGTTGCTGTGCCAACTGGCGTCAAGATTTTTGGTTGGGTTGCTACCCTTTGGGGAGGCAAAATTCGCTTCACATCAGCCATGCTTTTCGCCCTCGGCTTGTTATCCATGTTTGTCATGGGTGGTTTGAGTGGTGTGACCATGGGAACTGCTCCCTTTGACGTTCACGTTCACGATACATACTACGTTGTAGCGCACTTCCACTACGTCTTATTTGGTGGTTCTGTATTTGGTATTTATGCTGGCATCTATCACTGGTTCCCCAAAATGACGGGACGGATGCTCAATGAACCTTTAGGACGCATTCACTTTATCCTTACCCTGATTGGTACTAACCTGACCTTCCTACCCATGCACGAATTGGGTTTGCAAGGAATGCCTCGAAGAGTTGCGATGTACGATCCCCAATTTATCTCGCTCAATCAGATTTGTACTTACGGTTCCTACATCTTAGCGCTATCGGTGATTCCATTCACCCTCAATATCATCTGGAGTTGGATTGCCGGCAGAAAAGCTGGAGACAACCCCTGGAATGCATTAACCTTAGAATGGACAACAAGTTCACCACCCTTAGTTGAAAACTGGGAAGTTCTACCCGTTCTGACACAAGGTCCTTACGACTACGGCTTGGATAGCCACAATGCTGCTCCACAAAATAGTGAAAAAGCTGTTCCAGCACAGTAG
- a CDS encoding cytochrome c oxidase subunit 3: MDAAKNINNPIALETTTSATHHEEHPDLRLLGLSAFLVSESLMFGGFFATYLFFRGNATVWPPEGTEVELLLPTINTIILVSSSFVIHLGDAAIKKNDVRGMQKWYKITALMGAIFLLGQIIEYLTLGYGLTTNIFSNCFYLMTGFHGLHVFVGLLLILGVLWRSRRPGHYSATKHTGIEMAEIYWHFVDIIWIVLFTLLYILTQF, encoded by the coding sequence ATGGACGCAGCAAAGAATATCAACAACCCCATTGCTCTCGAGACAACAACGAGCGCAACGCACCACGAAGAGCATCCAGATTTACGTCTTTTAGGACTGTCAGCATTCCTCGTCTCTGAATCCTTAATGTTTGGCGGCTTTTTCGCCACCTATTTGTTCTTTCGAGGTAATGCTACAGTTTGGCCTCCAGAAGGAACAGAAGTAGAACTGTTGTTACCTACAATCAATACCATTATTCTGGTATCAAGTAGCTTTGTCATTCACTTAGGTGATGCTGCTATTAAGAAAAATGATGTCCGAGGAATGCAAAAGTGGTACAAAATCACTGCACTTATGGGCGCAATTTTCTTACTCGGCCAAATCATTGAGTACTTAACCTTAGGATATGGTCTAACCACCAATATCTTTTCTAACTGTTTTTATTTAATGACTGGATTCCACGGATTACATGTTTTTGTGGGACTGTTATTGATTTTAGGCGTGTTATGGCGTTCCCGTCGTCCCGGTCACTATTCTGCTACCAAACACACCGGTATTGAAATGGCAGAAATTTACTGGCACTTTGTGGACATCATTTGGATTGTTCTTTTCACCCTGCTGTATATTCTGACGCAGTTTTAA
- a CDS encoding cupin encodes MKGRDWFVTDDGQYQACQSVRAWDLLRENYRLYRFLTEVEDVLNSVEDETSQLPELRMLVRRLIVNSYWVQSRYLEPCTKTGTSILLLYDELGFPFTVQTVTFAPGTVSTIHNHGTWGVVAVLKGEERNTFWQRIPHSEHKDKIDRTGELTLFPGDIISFTPDAIHSVEAVGDKPTVTFNIYGETRMKERFEFDPANFTAKNF; translated from the coding sequence ATGAAAGGTAGGGATTGGTTTGTCACGGATGACGGACAGTATCAAGCATGTCAATCGGTTAGGGCATGGGATTTATTAAGAGAGAATTATCGTCTCTACCGATTTCTAACTGAAGTAGAAGATGTTCTTAATAGTGTTGAGGACGAAACTAGCCAACTTCCAGAACTTCGCATGTTGGTTAGGCGGTTAATTGTGAACTCTTACTGGGTACAAAGTCGATATTTAGAACCTTGTACCAAAACAGGAACTTCTATTCTACTCTTGTATGATGAATTAGGGTTTCCATTTACCGTACAAACTGTGACATTTGCACCAGGAACTGTGTCAACAATTCACAATCATGGAACTTGGGGTGTAGTCGCCGTATTAAAAGGAGAAGAGAGAAATACTTTTTGGCAGCGAATTCCTCATTCAGAACATAAAGACAAAATTGACCGAACTGGAGAACTCACTCTCTTTCCAGGAGATATTATTAGCTTTACTCCTGATGCTATTCACAGTGTAGAAGCAGTTGGTGATAAACCAACTGTGACTTTTAATATTTACGGGGAAACTCGTATGAAAGAAAGATTTGAGTTTGATCCAGCTAACTTCACTGCTAAAAATTTTTAA
- a CDS encoding ArsC/Spx/MgsR family protein, whose protein sequence is MARIIFYEKPGCRGSVKQKTLLTAAGHQVVAYNLLTEPWTAERLRSFFGDRPVSEWFNRTAPRVQSGEVVPDKLDAESALLLMLQDPILIRRPLIEVGDRREVGFDVELLDGWIGLKPADESLKEVSETLMQQDLQNCAHGHGHEHGQGEHKHGQGSCKH, encoded by the coding sequence ATGGCAAGAATCATTTTTTATGAAAAACCAGGCTGTAGAGGTAGTGTTAAGCAAAAAACTCTACTAACTGCTGCAGGTCATCAAGTTGTAGCTTACAATTTATTGACTGAACCTTGGACTGCTGAACGTTTGCGCTCATTTTTTGGCGATCGCCCTGTGTCTGAATGGTTTAATCGTACTGCTCCACGGGTTCAATCTGGTGAGGTCGTTCCTGACAAGTTAGATGCTGAAAGCGCTTTGCTCTTGATGCTTCAAGACCCTATACTCATTCGTCGTCCTTTGATTGAAGTGGGCGATCGTCGTGAAGTTGGGTTTGATGTGGAACTACTTGATGGATGGATTGGCTTAAAGCCTGCGGATGAGTCTCTTAAAGAAGTGAGTGAAACTCTGATGCAACAAGACTTGCAAAATTGTGCTCACGGTCACGGTCATGAACACGGACAAGGTGAGCACAAACACGGACAAGGTTCTTGCAAACACTAG